From Penaeus monodon isolate SGIC_2016 chromosome 42, NSTDA_Pmon_1, whole genome shotgun sequence, one genomic window encodes:
- the LOC119599370 gene encoding V-type proton ATPase subunit H-like (The sequence of the model RefSeq protein was modified relative to this genomic sequence to represent the inferred CDS: added 131 bases not found in genome assembly) → MSNQLNMPALPEDIDRGVAGATSMLVQRAKEIRLQKVNWPSYLQSQMISQEDYDVIVGVEQPGQMRDMLLTSHRYQVARTFMNLLGHISKDQTIQYILTLVDDILSEDKARVEIFKEYARKHRESMWSPFLNLLTRPDTFIINMTARIIAKLACWSREPMDGSDLTFYLTWLKDQLRTPNNEYMQSVGRCLQMMLRVEEYRTIFYQLDGVVTIVQVLSSGKLNFQIQYQLTFCLWVMTFNNAIAEKMNKYSVIPTLADILSESVKEKVTRITLAVFRNLIEKPEDPAIARENSIQMVQCKVLKQLEILAQRKFEDEDITADIEFLNEKLQASIQDLSSFEEYCSEVKSGRMEWSPVHKSEKFWRENAGRLNEKNFELLKILINLLETSNDPLVLSVACHDIGEYTRHYSRGKKVLEQLGGKQWVMQHLTHADPNVRYEALLAVQKLMVHNWEYLGKQLEKDAQQSTPRT, encoded by the exons GTCCCAGATGATCTCCCAAGAGGACTATGATGTGATAGTTGGAGTGGAGCAGCCAGGCCAGATGCGGGATATGCTGCTGACGAGCCACAGGTACCAGGTAGCCCGCACATTCATGAACCTCTTGGGACATATCAGCAAGGACCAGACCATCCAGTACATCCTTACCCTTGTTGATGACATCCTGTCG GAGGACAAGGCCAGAGTGGAAATCTTTAAGGAGTATGCCCGGAAGCACCGTGAGAGTATGTGGAGCCCCTTCCTCAACCTTCTGACACGCCCAGACACATTCATCATAAACATGACTGCTCGTATCATTGCAAAGCTGGCCTGCTGGTCCCGTGAGCCCATGGATGGCTCTGACTTGACATTCTACCTCACCTGGCTCAAGGACCAGCTCCGCACTCCT AATAATGAGTACATGCAGTCTGTTGGCCGATGCCTCCAAATGATGCTGCGTGTTGAGGAATACAGAACCATCTTCTATCAACTGGATGGTGTTGTTACCATTGTTCAG GTCTTGAGTTCCGGCAAACTCAACTTCCAGATCCAGTACCAGCTGACCTTCTGTCTGTGGGTTATGACCTTCAACAATGCCATTGCTGAGAAGATGAACaa GTACAGTGTCATCCCAACCCTGGCTGACATCCTGAGTGAGAGTGTCAAGGAGAAGGTGACGCGCATCACTCTTGCCGTCTTCAGGAACCTCATTGAGAAGCCTGAGGATCCCGCCATTGCTCGGGAAAACTCCATACAGATGGTTCAGTGCAAG GTGCTGAAGCAGCTAGAGATCTTAGCCCAGCGCAAGTTTGAAGATGAAGACATCACTGCGGACATCGAATTCCTGAATGAGAAGTTGCAGGCATCCATACAGGACCTCAG CTCCTTCGAGGAGTACTGCTCCGAGGTAAAGTCTGGACGCATGGAGTGGTCACCTGTCCACAAGAGTGAGAAGTTCTGGCGTGAGAATGCTGGACGTCTTAATGAGAAGAACTTTGAATTGCTCAAGATCCTCATTAATCTGCTGGAGACAAGCAATGATCCCTTGGTGCTGTCTGTTGCTTGCCATGATATTGGGGAATACACGAGACACTACAGCCGTGGCAAGAA GGTGCTTGAGCAGTTAGGGGGTAAGCAGTGGGTGATGCAACACCTAACTCACGCAGACCCTAATGTTCGCTATGAAGCTCTTCTTGCAGTTCAGAAGCTAATGGTTCACAATTG GGAGTACCTGGGCAAACAACTAGAGAAGGACGCACAACAGAGTACCCCTAGGACGTGA